In Epilithonimonas zeae, a single window of DNA contains:
- a CDS encoding UDP-N-acetylglucosamine 4,6-dehydratase, translating into MNILNLIGRQLELFKEDTFRNNDELEKIVSLSKFLVIGGAGSIGSATTKEIFKRNPKKLHVVDISENNMVELVRDIRSSFGYIDGDFQTFALDIGSIEYDAFWEADGDYDYVLNLSALKHVRSEKDPYTLMRMIDVNVFNTDKTLQQSIDKGVKKYFCVSTDKAANPVNMMGASKRIMEMFLMRRSKEITISTARFANVAFSDGSLLHGFNKRIEKKQPMVAPNDIKRYFVIPKESGELCLMSCVFGENRDIFFPKLSENLHLITFAEIAVKYLAEIGYEPYLCKNEDEARVLIETLPQEGKWPCLFTSSDTTGEKDFEEFFTDKETLDMDRFENLGVIKNELNIEEEKLNLFETKINELKSVRKWNKEEIVDLFFTMIPDFGHKETGKYLDSKM; encoded by the coding sequence ATGAATATCTTAAATCTTATTGGAAGACAATTGGAGTTATTTAAAGAAGATACCTTCAGGAATAACGATGAGTTGGAAAAAATAGTTTCGCTTTCTAAGTTTTTAGTAATAGGCGGTGCTGGCTCAATTGGTTCAGCTACTACAAAAGAAATATTCAAGCGCAATCCAAAAAAACTCCATGTTGTAGACATCAGTGAAAATAATATGGTGGAACTGGTGCGTGATATTCGCAGTTCTTTTGGATATATCGACGGTGATTTCCAAACCTTCGCATTAGATATTGGTTCGATTGAATATGATGCATTCTGGGAAGCAGACGGAGATTATGATTACGTTCTAAATTTATCAGCATTAAAGCACGTTCGAAGCGAAAAAGACCCTTATACATTAATGAGAATGATTGATGTAAATGTTTTCAATACAGATAAAACATTACAACAATCCATCGATAAAGGTGTTAAAAAATACTTTTGCGTTTCTACAGATAAAGCAGCTAATCCTGTCAATATGATGGGCGCTTCAAAACGGATTATGGAAATGTTTTTGATGCGTAGAAGCAAAGAAATTACAATTTCTACTGCACGTTTTGCCAATGTCGCATTTTCAGACGGTTCATTATTGCACGGATTTAATAAAAGAATCGAAAAAAAGCAGCCGATGGTGGCTCCAAACGACATCAAACGTTATTTCGTGATTCCAAAAGAATCGGGAGAATTATGTTTAATGTCTTGTGTCTTTGGAGAAAACCGAGATATCTTTTTTCCGAAATTAAGCGAAAATTTACATTTGATTACTTTTGCAGAAATTGCTGTAAAATATCTTGCAGAAATTGGATACGAACCTTACTTGTGCAAAAATGAAGATGAAGCAAGAGTTTTAATCGAAACTTTACCACAAGAAGGAAAATGGCCTTGTTTATTTACTTCAAGTGATACTACTGGTGAGAAAGATTTCGAAGAATTCTTTACCGATAAAGAAACTTTGGATATGGATCGTTTCGAAAATTTAGGAGTAATTAAAAACGAACTGAATATCGAAGAAGAAAAACTTAATTTATTTGAAACCAAAATCAATGAATTAAAATCCGTACGTAAATGGAACAAAGAAGAAATTGTAGATTTATTCTTTACAATGATTCCGGATTTTGGACATAAAGAAACGGGCAAGTATTTAGATTCTAAAATGTAA
- a CDS encoding LegC family aminotransferase → MESIQNMISFVREHFNSNQFIPLHEPRFRGNEKKYLAETIDSTFVSSVGAFVDQFENMMQDITGAAKSVAVVNGTASLQVALRLAGVGKDEEVITQALTFIATVNVIAYNNAVPVFVDVDLDTMGLSPKALENFLEEFGELRETGCYNKSTGRRIAACMPMHTFGFPVHLDELMAVCNKWQIPLVEDAAESLGSFYKGKHTGTKGLISGFSFNGNKVVTSGGGGAIITNDIELGTQAKYLTTTAKRPHPYEFFHDEMGYNFRMPNLNAALACAQLESLNDFLEDKRILANKYAEFFKESGIKFRQETADTKANYWLMCVELNNKAEREEFLKNTNNHGIMTRPIWNLMYRLPMYANCQRDAQTNAEFLEERIVNIPSSAR, encoded by the coding sequence ATGGAAAGTATTCAAAATATGATCTCTTTTGTAAGAGAACATTTTAACTCAAATCAATTCATTCCTCTCCACGAACCGCGTTTCAGAGGCAATGAAAAAAAATATTTGGCAGAAACGATTGATTCTACGTTCGTATCTTCTGTAGGTGCATTTGTCGACCAATTCGAAAATATGATGCAGGACATTACGGGTGCAGCGAAATCTGTAGCTGTGGTAAATGGAACCGCTTCTTTACAGGTAGCTTTGAGATTGGCAGGTGTGGGAAAAGATGAAGAAGTCATTACACAAGCACTCACTTTCATCGCGACTGTCAATGTAATCGCTTATAATAATGCTGTTCCGGTGTTTGTAGACGTAGATTTAGACACAATGGGGCTTTCACCAAAAGCACTTGAAAATTTTTTAGAAGAATTTGGAGAATTGCGTGAGACTGGTTGTTATAACAAATCAACCGGTCGTAGAATTGCTGCTTGTATGCCGATGCACACATTCGGTTTTCCCGTTCATTTAGATGAATTGATGGCGGTTTGCAACAAATGGCAAATTCCGTTGGTAGAAGATGCCGCAGAATCTTTGGGAAGTTTTTACAAAGGAAAACATACAGGAACCAAGGGGTTAATCAGTGGTTTTTCATTCAATGGAAACAAAGTGGTAACAAGCGGTGGCGGCGGCGCAATTATCACCAATGATATCGAACTCGGAACGCAAGCAAAGTATTTGACAACCACAGCAAAACGTCCACATCCTTACGAGTTTTTCCACGACGAAATGGGCTATAATTTCAGAATGCCTAATTTGAACGCCGCTTTAGCTTGCGCACAATTGGAATCTTTGAATGATTTTCTTGAAGACAAAAGAATTTTGGCGAATAAATATGCTGAGTTTTTCAAAGAATCCGGAATCAAATTCAGACAAGAAACTGCTGACACAAAAGCAAATTACTGGCTAATGTGTGTTGAGCTTAATAATAAAGCGGAAAGAGAAGAATTTTTAAAAAACACCAACAACCACGGTATAATGACGCGTCCGATTTGGAATTTGATGTACCGTTTGCCAATGTATGCAAATTGTCAGCGTGATGCTCAGACAAATGCTGAGTTTTTAGAAGAAAGAATTGTTAATATTCCAAGTAGTGCCAGATAA
- a CDS encoding acetyltransferase encodes MPDKNSIAIIGYSGHSFVVLDAAKEMGLDVEYYCERNKVSFNPFEINYLGDEGNESFDWNSVDKFILGIGDNRIRQKVADLILSKNKKILNVFHPYSVISNYASFGTGNFIAANVTVNALAKIADNCILNTGCIVEHECVIESGVHIAPGAVLAGSITVGENSFIGANTVIKQGIKIGSNIIIGAGSVVTKDILESNIYFGNPCKLINSNNRNES; translated from the coding sequence GTGCCAGATAAAAATTCCATAGCAATAATAGGATATTCAGGACACTCTTTTGTTGTTTTAGATGCAGCAAAGGAAATGGGTTTGGATGTGGAATACTATTGTGAAAGAAATAAAGTTTCGTTCAATCCTTTTGAAATAAATTATTTGGGAGATGAAGGAAACGAATCTTTTGATTGGAATTCTGTAGATAAATTTATTTTAGGAATTGGTGATAACAGAATCCGTCAGAAAGTGGCAGATTTAATTTTATCTAAAAATAAAAAAATATTAAATGTTTTTCATCCATATTCTGTTATAAGTAATTATGCGAGTTTTGGAACAGGAAATTTCATAGCTGCAAATGTTACAGTTAATGCTTTAGCAAAAATTGCTGATAATTGTATTTTAAACACAGGTTGCATTGTTGAACACGAATGTGTGATCGAAAGTGGAGTTCATATAGCGCCTGGAGCTGTTTTAGCTGGAAGCATTACTGTAGGTGAAAACTCTTTTATCGGAGCGAATACTGTGATAAAACAAGGAATAAAAATAGGAAGTAATATTATCATAGGTGCTGGGAGTGTCGTGACAAAAGATATTTTAGAAAGCAATATTTATTTTGGAAACCCCTGTAAACTAATAAATTCAAATAATCGAAATGAAAGTTAA
- a CDS encoding nucleotidyltransferase family protein, giving the protein MKVKDFSNIKINYSDSLHRALEKMTNNNHKLLIVVKESKYYSLLSIGDIQRAILQGKDLNVKVENALRTNVKIAYEYDDEDVIKNMMLNNRMEFCPVINSDSEIVNIFFWEDLFDKKIVHNKSSFNLPVVVMAGGYGTRLRPLTYVIPKPLVPIGEKTMLEEIFEKFSIYGSANFYLSVNYKSELIKFYLQQNNLPYEIEYFEEETPLGTAGSLTLLKGKINTTFFVTNCDILIEEDYSEILDFHRKNDNVITVVAAIKQMTIPYGIMNIGENGELLSIEEKPNFNFIVNTGFYILEPEIFDFIPENEIFDLPTLIEEIKKNHRKVGVFPVAENSWTDMGDWAEYSGILKKKGFNLG; this is encoded by the coding sequence ATGAAAGTTAAAGATTTTTCTAATATTAAAATAAATTATTCTGATAGTTTACATAGGGCATTAGAAAAAATGACTAATAACAATCATAAGTTATTAATTGTTGTAAAAGAATCTAAGTATTATAGTTTACTTAGTATTGGCGATATTCAGCGTGCTATTTTACAAGGTAAAGACTTGAACGTAAAAGTAGAAAATGCTCTACGAACTAATGTTAAAATTGCTTATGAGTATGATGATGAAGATGTAATCAAAAATATGATGCTTAATAACAGAATGGAGTTTTGTCCTGTTATTAATTCTGATTCTGAAATTGTAAATATATTCTTTTGGGAGGATTTATTTGATAAAAAGATTGTTCATAATAAAAGCTCCTTTAATCTTCCTGTGGTTGTTATGGCAGGTGGTTATGGAACTCGACTACGTCCATTGACTTATGTCATTCCTAAACCATTAGTACCAATTGGTGAAAAAACAATGCTTGAAGAAATATTTGAAAAATTTAGTATATATGGTTCAGCTAATTTTTATTTATCAGTAAATTATAAGTCAGAGCTTATAAAATTTTATTTACAACAAAATAATCTTCCTTATGAGATTGAATACTTTGAGGAAGAAACACCACTGGGGACAGCAGGAAGTTTAACCTTATTAAAGGGAAAAATAAATACAACATTTTTTGTTACAAATTGTGATATTTTGATTGAAGAAGACTATTCCGAAATTTTAGATTTTCACAGAAAAAATGATAATGTAATAACGGTTGTTGCCGCAATAAAACAGATGACTATTCCATATGGAATCATGAATATTGGTGAAAATGGTGAGCTGTTAAGTATCGAAGAAAAACCTAATTTCAATTTTATTGTGAATACAGGATTTTATATCCTTGAACCTGAAATTTTTGATTTTATACCGGAAAATGAAATTTTTGATTTACCAACATTAATTGAGGAAATAAAGAAAAACCACAGAAAAGTAGGAGTTTTTCCTGTTGCCGAAAATTCCTGGACAGATATGGGGGATTGGGCAGAATATAGTGGAATTTTAAAGAAAAAAGGATTTAATTTAGGCTAA